A single window of Cellulomonas sp. NTE-D12 DNA harbors:
- a CDS encoding VOC family protein: MATFRGLTFDAYDAQSTALFWAAALGRDVAPGASSAHAELLDDAAQGLPRIVFEQVTDGRPARNALHLDLVTADLLRESERLVRLGARRLGGVSAGSGWVTLTDPEGNAFDLIAA; encoded by the coding sequence ATGGCCACCTTCCGTGGACTGACCTTCGATGCCTACGACGCGCAGTCGACCGCCCTCTTCTGGGCCGCCGCGCTGGGCCGTGACGTCGCCCCCGGCGCCTCGTCGGCGCATGCCGAGCTGCTCGACGACGCCGCGCAGGGTCTGCCGCGCATCGTCTTCGAGCAGGTCACCGACGGCCGACCGGCCCGCAACGCCCTGCACCTCGACCTGGTGACGGCCGACCTGCTGCGCGAGTCCGAGCGACTGGTGCGGCTCGGCGCCCGCCGCCTCGGCGGCGTCAGCGCCGGCAGCGGGTGGGTCACGCTGACCGACCCCGAGGGGAACGCGTTCGACCTGATCGCGGCCTGA
- a CDS encoding LytR C-terminal domain-containing protein, translating to MSKAAYPYPADEFDAQPDAGAPRGVHRAPRSAWSRWWPFLLVIVLVPLLAWGAVTWMSNHGGLPNLAVPAVTETPAESPSAAESGAATASAPASTAPSSAPASPPASSSGTVDKATPVKVLNASGLSGAAATAATKLTKAGFTSVTTGNSPSSTKQSVVYYATAAQQQTAALAASTLGISTVTLSAAQAGTGITVVLG from the coding sequence GTGAGCAAGGCCGCCTACCCGTACCCCGCCGACGAGTTCGACGCGCAGCCGGATGCGGGCGCACCCCGCGGCGTGCACCGCGCTCCCCGCTCGGCATGGAGCCGCTGGTGGCCCTTCCTGCTGGTGATCGTCCTGGTGCCGCTCCTCGCCTGGGGTGCCGTCACGTGGATGTCCAACCACGGCGGTCTGCCCAACCTCGCCGTCCCGGCCGTGACCGAGACCCCCGCCGAGTCCCCCTCGGCCGCCGAGTCCGGTGCCGCCACCGCCAGCGCGCCCGCGTCCACGGCGCCGAGCAGCGCACCGGCCAGCCCCCCGGCGTCGTCGTCCGGCACGGTCGACAAGGCAACCCCCGTGAAGGTGCTGAACGCCTCGGGCCTCTCGGGTGCCGCCGCGACCGCCGCCACCAAGCTGACCAAGGCCGGGTTCACCTCGGTCACCACGGGCAACAGCCCCAGCAGCACCAAGCAGAGCGTCGTCTACTACGCCACCGCGGCTCAGCAGCAGACGGCCGCGCTCGCGGCGTCGACGCTGGGCATCAGCACCGTCACGCTGTCGGCCGCGCAGGCCGGCACGGGCATCACGGTGGTGCTGGGCTAG
- a CDS encoding uracil-DNA glycosylase — protein MAPAALDQLIDPGWAAALAPVEPQIRAAGDFLRAELAAGRTYLPAGDAVLRAFTRPLDQVRVLVVGQDPYPTPGHPMGLSFSVQPDVRPLPRSLDNIFRELVDDLGVPRPSCGDLSPWADRGVMLLNRVLTVRAGAPASHRGKGWEAVTDRAIAALVERGGPLVAVLWGRDAQTLAPALGDVPIVRSAHPSPLSAHGGFFGSRPFSRVNELLVAQGADPVDWQLP, from the coding sequence GTGGCACCCGCAGCGCTCGACCAGCTGATCGACCCGGGATGGGCGGCGGCCCTCGCACCCGTCGAGCCGCAGATCCGTGCGGCCGGCGACTTCCTGCGCGCCGAGCTCGCCGCCGGCCGCACCTACCTGCCGGCCGGCGACGCGGTGCTGCGGGCGTTCACGCGGCCGCTGGACCAGGTGCGCGTGCTGGTGGTCGGGCAGGACCCCTACCCCACGCCGGGCCACCCGATGGGCCTGTCGTTCTCGGTGCAGCCCGACGTGCGACCGCTGCCCCGCTCGCTGGACAACATCTTCCGGGAGCTGGTCGACGACCTGGGCGTGCCGCGGCCGAGCTGCGGCGATCTCAGCCCGTGGGCCGACCGCGGCGTGATGCTGCTCAACAGGGTGCTCACCGTGCGGGCCGGCGCGCCCGCGTCGCACCGGGGCAAGGGCTGGGAGGCGGTGACCGACCGGGCGATCGCGGCCCTCGTCGAGCGTGGCGGGCCGCTGGTCGCCGTGCTGTGGGGTCGGGACGCGCAGACCCTGGCACCGGCGCTGGGCGACGTGCCGATCGTCCGCAGCGCGCACCCCAGTCCGCTGTCCGCGCACGGCGGCTTCTTCGGCTCGCGTCCGTTCTCCCGGGTCAACGAGCTGCTGGTGGCCCAGGGCGCCGACCCCGTGGACTGGCAGCTGCCCTGA
- the groL gene encoding chaperonin GroEL (60 kDa chaperone family; promotes refolding of misfolded polypeptides especially under stressful conditions; forms two stacked rings of heptamers to form a barrel-shaped 14mer; ends can be capped by GroES; misfolded proteins enter the barrel where they are refolded when GroES binds) — MAKIIAFDEEARRSMERGLNILADTVKVTLGPKGRNVVLDKKWGAPTITNDGVSIAKEIDLEEPFEKIGAELVKEVAKKTDDVAGDGTTTATVLAQALVREGLRNVAAGANPIALKRGIEKAVEAVTTQLLAQAKEVETKEEIAATAAISAGDQAIGDLIAEALDKVGKEGVITVEESNALGLELELTEGMRFDKGFLSAYFVTDPERQEAVVEDAYVLLVESKISNVKDLLPLLEKVIQAGKPLFIVAEDVEGEALATLVVNKIRGTFKSVAVKAPGFGDRRKAMLQDMAILTGGQVVSETVGLKLDTVGLEVLGQARKIVVTKDETTIVEGAGDAAQIQGRVTQIRAEIENSDSDYDREKLQERLAKLAGGVAVIKAGAATEVELKERKHRIEDAVRNAKAAVEEGIVAGGGVALIQAGKLAFEKLELEGDEATGAQIVRLAIEAPLKQIAINAGLEGGVVAEKVRNLPTGHGLNAATNQYEDLLAAGVNDPVKVTRSALQNAASIAALFLTTEAVVADKPEKSAPAGPGGGEDFGGGF; from the coding sequence ATGGCCAAGATCATCGCCTTCGACGAGGAGGCCCGTCGCTCCATGGAGCGCGGCCTGAACATCCTCGCCGACACCGTCAAGGTCACCCTCGGCCCCAAGGGCCGCAACGTCGTGCTCGACAAGAAGTGGGGCGCGCCGACCATCACCAACGACGGCGTCTCCATCGCCAAGGAGATCGACCTCGAGGAGCCCTTCGAGAAGATCGGCGCCGAGCTCGTCAAGGAGGTCGCCAAGAAGACCGACGACGTCGCGGGCGACGGCACCACCACCGCCACCGTCCTGGCCCAGGCGCTCGTGCGCGAGGGCCTGCGCAACGTCGCGGCCGGCGCCAACCCGATCGCGCTGAAGCGCGGCATCGAGAAGGCCGTCGAGGCCGTCACCACTCAGCTCCTGGCTCAGGCCAAGGAGGTCGAGACCAAGGAGGAGATCGCCGCCACGGCCGCCATCTCCGCCGGCGACCAGGCGATCGGCGACCTGATCGCCGAGGCCCTCGACAAGGTGGGCAAGGAAGGCGTCATCACCGTCGAGGAGTCCAACGCGCTGGGCCTCGAGCTCGAGCTGACCGAGGGCATGCGCTTCGACAAGGGCTTCCTGTCGGCGTACTTCGTCACCGACCCGGAGCGCCAGGAGGCTGTCGTCGAGGACGCGTACGTCCTCCTCGTCGAGTCCAAGATCTCCAACGTCAAGGACCTGCTGCCGCTGCTGGAGAAGGTCATCCAGGCCGGCAAGCCGCTGTTCATCGTGGCGGAGGACGTCGAGGGCGAGGCCCTGGCCACGCTCGTCGTCAACAAGATCCGTGGCACCTTCAAGTCCGTCGCCGTGAAGGCCCCGGGCTTCGGCGACCGCCGCAAGGCGATGCTGCAGGACATGGCGATCCTCACCGGTGGCCAGGTCGTGTCCGAGACCGTCGGTCTCAAGCTCGACACGGTCGGCCTCGAGGTGCTGGGCCAGGCCCGCAAGATCGTCGTGACGAAGGACGAGACGACGATCGTCGAGGGTGCCGGCGACGCGGCGCAGATCCAGGGTCGCGTGACCCAGATCCGTGCCGAGATCGAGAACTCGGACTCCGACTACGACCGCGAGAAGCTGCAGGAGCGCCTCGCCAAGCTCGCCGGCGGCGTGGCCGTCATCAAGGCGGGTGCGGCCACCGAGGTGGAGCTCAAGGAGCGCAAGCACCGCATCGAGGACGCCGTGCGCAACGCCAAGGCGGCCGTCGAGGAGGGCATCGTCGCCGGTGGTGGCGTGGCCCTCATCCAGGCCGGCAAGCTCGCGTTCGAGAAGCTCGAGCTCGAGGGTGACGAGGCGACCGGTGCGCAGATCGTCCGGCTGGCGATCGAGGCCCCGCTGAAGCAGATCGCGATCAACGCCGGCCTCGAGGGCGGCGTCGTCGCGGAGAAGGTCCGCAACCTGCCGACCGGTCACGGCCTGAACGCCGCGACCAACCAGTACGAGGACCTGCTGGCCGCCGGCGTCAACGACCCGGTCAAGGTCACGCGCTCGGCGCTGCAGAACGCGGCGTCCATCGCGGCGCTGTTCCTCACCACGGAGGCCGTCGTCGCCGACAAGCCGGAGAAGTCGGCCCCGGCCGGCCCCGGCGGTGGCGAGGACTTCGGCGGCGGGTTCTGA
- a CDS encoding SDR family oxidoreductase codes for MKTWFITGTSRGFGREWAVAALQRGDRVAATARDVSTLDDLVERFGDAVLPIQLDVTDRDADLAAVAQAHQHFGRLDVVVNNAGYGQFGFIEELSEAELRDQLETNLFGAFWVTQAALPYLREQGGGHIVQVSSIGGIVAAPGIGAYHASKWALEGFSESLAREVAGFGIHVTLVEPGGFATDFAGPSARQAAPLPAYEEAHAQAAAWRATRVADRGNPRDTAEALLRVVDAENPPLRVFFGAAPLGMATADYEERVATWRDWQPVSLLAQYGAGA; via the coding sequence ATGAAGACCTGGTTCATCACCGGCACGTCCCGCGGCTTCGGCCGCGAGTGGGCGGTCGCCGCCCTGCAGCGCGGGGACCGCGTCGCCGCCACCGCCCGTGACGTCTCCACCCTCGACGACCTGGTCGAGCGCTTCGGCGACGCGGTGCTGCCGATCCAGCTCGACGTGACGGACCGAGACGCCGACCTCGCCGCCGTCGCGCAGGCACACCAGCACTTCGGCCGCCTCGACGTCGTGGTGAACAACGCCGGCTACGGGCAGTTCGGCTTCATCGAGGAGCTGTCCGAGGCCGAGCTGCGCGACCAGCTGGAGACCAACCTCTTCGGCGCCTTCTGGGTCACCCAGGCTGCGCTCCCCTACCTGCGCGAGCAGGGCGGCGGGCACATCGTGCAGGTGTCCTCGATCGGCGGGATCGTCGCTGCCCCCGGCATCGGGGCGTACCACGCCTCCAAGTGGGCGCTCGAGGGGTTCAGCGAGTCGCTGGCCCGGGAGGTCGCCGGGTTCGGCATCCACGTGACTCTGGTCGAGCCGGGCGGGTTCGCCACGGACTTCGCCGGCCCGTCGGCCCGGCAGGCCGCGCCCCTGCCGGCCTACGAGGAGGCGCACGCCCAGGCGGCGGCCTGGCGCGCGACCCGGGTGGCCGACCGAGGCAACCCGAGGGACACGGCCGAGGCGCTGCTCCGGGTGGTCGACGCCGAGAACCCGCCGCTGCGCGTCTTCTTCGGCGCGGCGCCGCTCGGCATGGCCACGGCCGACTACGAGGAGCGCGTGGCTACCTGGCGCGACTGGCAGCCGGTGTCGCTGCTCGCGCAGTACGGGGCGGGCGCCTGA
- a CDS encoding DUF3263 domain-containing protein has translation MDVAAARSLTVELSEPVEGSTGLSERDQQVLTFERQWWKYAGAKEQAVRELFDMSATRYYQVLNGLLDDPAALAFDPMLVKRLRRLRSSRQRARTARRLSADA, from the coding sequence ATGGACGTCGCAGCAGCGCGCAGCCTCACCGTGGAGCTGTCGGAGCCGGTCGAGGGCTCGACGGGCCTCAGCGAGCGGGACCAGCAGGTCCTCACGTTCGAGCGGCAGTGGTGGAAGTACGCCGGTGCCAAGGAGCAGGCGGTCCGCGAGCTGTTCGACATGTCGGCGACGCGGTACTACCAGGTGCTCAACGGGTTGCTGGACGACCCGGCGGCGCTCGCGTTCGACCCGATGCTGGTCAAGCGGCTCCGTCGGCTGCGCTCGTCCCGCCAGCGGGCCCGCACGGCCCGTCGGCTGAGCGCCGACGCGTGA
- a CDS encoding TetR/AcrR family transcriptional regulator, protein MSTAAARPQRADAQRNREKLLVCAATALAHDGDVPLESIAEQAGVGIGTLYRHFPNRNALVEAAYRQEVQQLCDAAPALLTPDRSGVDALREWMGRFVRYAAAKRGMGAALRAAVGSDSPLFGETRGRIVDAIGVLLAAGQADGSVRPDVTAEDVMCAMSAVWMVPDGDSWAPQVRKLLDLVVDGLRFGAPASD, encoded by the coding sequence GTGAGCACCGCAGCAGCCCGGCCGCAGCGCGCGGACGCGCAGCGCAACCGCGAGAAGCTGCTGGTGTGCGCCGCCACGGCACTCGCGCACGACGGCGACGTGCCGCTGGAGTCGATCGCCGAGCAGGCCGGGGTCGGCATCGGGACCCTGTACCGGCACTTCCCCAACCGGAACGCGCTGGTCGAGGCGGCCTACCGGCAGGAGGTCCAGCAGCTGTGCGACGCGGCGCCGGCCCTGCTCACCCCCGACCGGTCCGGCGTCGACGCGCTGCGCGAGTGGATGGGGCGTTTCGTCCGCTACGCCGCCGCCAAGCGCGGCATGGGCGCGGCGCTGCGCGCGGCGGTCGGCTCCGACTCGCCCCTGTTCGGCGAGACACGCGGCCGGATCGTCGACGCGATCGGCGTGCTCCTCGCCGCCGGCCAGGCCGACGGCTCCGTCCGCCCGGACGTCACCGCCGAGGACGTGATGTGTGCGATGTCGGCCGTCTGGATGGTCCCGGACGGCGACAGCTGGGCGCCGCAGGTGCGCAAGCTGCTCGACCTCGTCGTCGACGGCCTCCGCTTCGGCGCCCCCGCCTCCGACTGA
- a CDS encoding cation transporter, translating into MTTPVPARPTLGAERRAVLHRRVRRIVATTITYNVLEAAVAIGAGAAASSAALLGFGLDSVVEVLSAVAVAWQFSRRDPERWDALTARLVAVAFFLLAAYVTVESVLTLTGVQRVEHSTVGIGIAALSLVTMPVLAWLERRTGRELGSASVVADSRQLLVCMQLSGTVLVGLLANSLLHWQWADSVAALVVAALAVREGVEAWRGEVESPFEVLEELEADDDAVAD; encoded by the coding sequence GTGACCACGCCCGTCCCCGCCCGCCCGACGCTCGGCGCCGAACGGCGGGCCGTGCTGCACCGTCGGGTCCGTCGGATCGTCGCCACCACCATCACGTACAACGTGCTCGAGGCGGCGGTGGCGATCGGCGCCGGGGCGGCCGCGTCGTCGGCGGCACTGCTCGGGTTCGGGCTGGACTCCGTGGTCGAGGTGCTGTCCGCCGTCGCCGTCGCCTGGCAGTTCAGCAGGCGCGACCCCGAACGGTGGGACGCGCTGACCGCCCGGCTGGTCGCCGTGGCGTTCTTCCTGCTCGCGGCCTACGTCACGGTCGAGTCGGTGCTCACGCTCACGGGTGTGCAGCGCGTGGAGCACAGCACCGTCGGCATCGGGATCGCGGCGCTCAGCCTGGTGACGATGCCCGTGCTGGCGTGGCTGGAGCGGCGCACCGGGCGGGAGCTGGGCTCGGCGAGCGTCGTCGCCGACTCCCGGCAGCTGCTGGTGTGCATGCAGCTGTCGGGCACCGTGCTGGTGGGCCTGCTGGCGAACAGCCTGCTGCACTGGCAGTGGGCGGACTCGGTGGCGGCGCTGGTGGTGGCGGCGCTGGCGGTGCGGGAAGGCGTCGAGGCCTGGCGGGGCGAGGTGGAGTCGCCGTTCGAGGTCCTCGAGGAGCTCGAGGCGGACGACGACGCGGTGGCGGACTAG
- a CDS encoding SGNH/GDSL hydrolase family protein, whose amino-acid sequence MRDHLPPWTRYVALGDSFTEGLWDSPAGPDAPQRGWADVLASRLSERRTAAGEQPLEYANLAVRGRLLRPILREQVPVALDLKPDLVSLVGGGNDLLRPTGDPDRLARDLEHAVRKLRSAGIEVLLGTGYDTKESPLVRRIRPRVGVYNTHIWSIARRNGAHVVDLWGMRSLADWRMWADDRIHLTTDGHARVAQAALVALGLPPDRDDWDDPLAPLPPVPRVEQLRADARWLRVHAYPWATRRLRRSSSGDARRPKRPQPAPIVPQERAAED is encoded by the coding sequence GTGCGCGACCACCTTCCCCCCTGGACCCGGTACGTCGCCCTGGGCGACTCGTTCACCGAGGGCCTGTGGGACAGCCCGGCAGGTCCGGACGCCCCGCAGCGCGGCTGGGCCGACGTGCTGGCGTCCCGGCTGTCCGAGCGGCGGACGGCCGCGGGTGAGCAGCCGCTGGAGTACGCGAACCTCGCGGTGCGCGGCCGGCTGCTGCGCCCGATCCTGCGGGAGCAGGTGCCGGTGGCGCTCGACCTGAAGCCGGACCTGGTGAGCCTGGTCGGCGGCGGCAACGACCTGCTCCGCCCCACCGGCGACCCGGACCGGCTGGCTCGTGACCTCGAGCACGCCGTGCGCAAGCTGCGGTCCGCCGGCATCGAGGTGCTGCTGGGCACCGGGTACGACACCAAGGAGAGCCCGCTGGTGCGCCGGATCCGGCCGCGCGTGGGCGTGTACAACACCCACATCTGGTCGATCGCGCGCCGTAACGGTGCGCACGTGGTGGACCTGTGGGGCATGCGCTCCCTGGCGGACTGGCGGATGTGGGCCGACGACCGCATCCACCTGACCACCGACGGGCACGCGCGGGTGGCGCAGGCGGCTCTGGTCGCGCTCGGGCTGCCGCCGGACCGGGACGACTGGGACGACCCGCTGGCACCGTTGCCGCCGGTCCCCCGCGTGGAGCAGCTGCGGGCCGATGCCCGCTGGCTGCGGGTGCACGCCTACCCGTGGGCGACACGGCGGCTGCGGCGGTCGTCGAGCGGGGACGCCCGCAGGCCGAAGCGTCCGCAGCCGGCACCGATCGTCCCGCAGGAGCGTGCCGCGGAGGACTGA